From uncultured Draconibacterium sp.:
CAAAGGTAATTTTACATCGCCAAGATTTATCTGGTTCCCCTCCAAATAAACCACTTTTGCTAACGATACAACATATGATTTATGAATGCGCCCAAACTTACTTTCGGGTAGTTTAGCAATAAAATCTTTCATTGTTCCGTGAACCATCAGTGATTGTGTTTCGGTAACAAAGCGCACATAATCACCTTGAGCTTCCAGGTACATTATTTCGTCGAAATTGAGCCGGTAATCTTTTTTACTGGCCCGTACCATTAAGTGCTGCATAATCTCGTCTCGTGATGAAAAACGTTCAAGTGCCCTGTTAACTGCCACTCGGAAACGTTCGAACGAAACCGGTTTCAGCAAGTAATCAACAGCATCAACTTCAAAACCTTCCAGGGCAAACTCAGGATAGGCAGTAACC
This genomic window contains:
- a CDS encoding LytTR family DNA-binding domain-containing protein translates to MPKTKTLNCIIVDDEPLSQDVIRDFIEACPELNLSGICNDALEAGQLLKHKEIDLLFLDINMPKLSGIGFVKSLKEPPLFILVTAYPEFALEGFEVDAVDYLLKPVSFERFRVAVNRALERFSSRDEIMQHLMVRASKKDYRLNFDEIMYLEAQGDYVRFVTETQSLMVHGTMKDFIAKLPESKFGRIHKSYVVSLAKVVYLEGNQINLGDVKLPLSLSFKDAFLSKLNA